Proteins encoded by one window of Yersinia massiliensis:
- the hisIE gene encoding bifunctional phosphoribosyl-AMP cyclohydrolase/phosphoribosyl-ATP diphosphatase HisIE, which yields MLTEQQMNQLDWEKVDNLMPAIVQHAVSGEVLMMGYMNREALAVTEETGKVTFFSRTKQRLWTKGESSGHFLNVVNIYPDCDNDTLLILVNPIGPTCHLGTNSCFAPAASDWSFLYQLEQLLASRKSADPASSYTAKLYASGTKRIAQKVGEEGVETALAATVNDREELTNEASDLMYHLLVLLQDQDLDMSKVIGRLRERHEK from the coding sequence GTGTTAACAGAACAACAAATGAACCAATTGGATTGGGAAAAAGTCGACAACCTAATGCCAGCCATCGTTCAACATGCCGTATCCGGTGAAGTTCTGATGATGGGGTATATGAATCGCGAAGCGCTCGCAGTGACAGAAGAAACCGGTAAAGTGACCTTTTTCTCTCGCACTAAGCAGCGTTTATGGACCAAAGGCGAAAGCTCGGGTCATTTTCTCAATGTGGTCAATATCTACCCTGATTGTGACAATGATACTCTGCTGATTCTGGTCAATCCTATCGGCCCAACTTGCCATTTAGGCACTAACAGTTGCTTCGCGCCTGCGGCCAGTGACTGGAGTTTCCTGTATCAGTTAGAGCAATTGCTAGCATCACGTAAGTCAGCCGATCCGGCCAGTTCTTATACTGCCAAACTCTATGCCAGTGGCACTAAGCGCATTGCCCAGAAAGTGGGGGAAGAAGGTGTCGAAACGGCCCTCGCCGCTACCGTAAATGACCGCGAAGAGCTGACTAACGAAGCATCAGATTTGATGTATCACCTGTTAGTGCTGTTGCAGGATCAGGACTTGGATATGAGCAAAGTCATTGGTCGCCTGCGGGAACGCCACGAGAAGTAA